The Psychrobacillus sp. FSL K6-2836 nucleotide sequence CAAGACAGTTCAACTTAAAATCAATTATTATTGGAGGGCGTATTCCAAACTATCATAAATTTGCAGAAGAGATGTCTCCAAGAGAATATGTGACGTCTGTTTCTCGCCATAAAATATATGATCCAGTTTTAACTTTCCAATTAATGAATGGCTTTACATTGATGCGTATTAATCCTAACTATCTACCAGATGATAAGGCATCTGCCAAATATGCAACACTGATGGAGTGGAATAATATTGATTATATCCCACTTTCTAAACGACATTTCAAAACGAGCTATCCTGTACGAATTTGTGCAGTCCAATATATGATGCGCAAAATTAATTCATTTGAAGAGTTTGCCAACCAATGTGAATATTTTGTTGATGTGGCGTCCGATGCCCAATCAGATTTTGTAGTGTTTCCCGAGATCTTTACTACACAGCTAATGTCATTCCTAAACGAACCCTCTCCAAGTCAAGCGGTCCGTAAATTGACAGAGTATACTCCGCAATATATGGAGTTATTTTCGGATTTATCGATCCGTTACAATATTAATATTATTGCTGGCTCTCACTTTGTGGAAGAAGAGAACGAGGAAATATATAATATCGCTTATTTATTCCACCGAGATGGTGCCATTGATAAACAATATAAAATCCATATTACACCGAACGAACGTAAATGGTGGGGAATTAGTGCAGGTGACTCCGTTCAAGTATTTGATACGGATTGTGGTAAGATTGCGATTCAAATTTGCTATGATATAGAGTTTCCAGAGCTTGCACGAATTGCAACAGATATGGGTGCGAATATTATTTTCTCTCCATTTTGTACCGAGGATCGTCAAGGCTACTTACGGGTTCGTTATTGTGCACAAGCACGTGCAATTGAAAACCAAATCTATACGGTTATTTCTGGTACAGTTGGAAACTTACCTCAAACGGAAAATATGGATATTCAATATGCTCAGTCCGCAATTTTCGCCCCATCTGACTTTGAGTTTGCTCGTGATGGAATTGTAGGGGAAACAGAGCCGAATGTAGAAATGGTTTTAATAGGGGATGTAGATTTAGAAATCCTCCGCCGTCAACGTCAAGATGGGACGGTTAAACAATTAAAAGATAGACGTCATGATATTTACAGTGTCGATTACAAAAAATGATGGAGAGGGGTTAGCAAGCCTATGCGATATAGACAACTTTTTGACCAATGGAATAACTTCTCAGAGCTTGAGTCCTATTGGAAAGAGGATCTTCAACTTCTAGCAAAGGATGAAAAAAAAATAGAAGATGCATTCTATCGCGATTTAGAATTCGGAACTGGTGGGATGCGAGGGGAAATCGGTGCTGGTACGAATCGTATAAATACGTATACTGTTCGTAAAGCGACCACTGGACTTGCTTCTTATATTAAAGGAGCTGGAGCAGAAGCGATGGAGCGTGGAGTCGTTATTGCTTATGATAGTCGCAGATATTCTCCAGAGTTTGCGCGAGAAGCAGCAAATACGCTAGCATCTAATGGTATAAAAGCTTATCTATATATGGAACCTAGAACTACACCCCAGCTTTCATTTTCAGTAAGATATTTGCATGCTTTCATGGGGATAGTCATTACTGCAAGTCATAATCCTCCTGAATATAATGGGTACAAGGTTTATGGGGAGGATGGGGCACAGTTAAATCTAGCAGACGCCGAGGTAGTTATCCAGCATGTGACTGATGCGGGAGATGCACTCCATATCGATCAAAGAAATCCAGATAAACAATTAGTAATTCAATTAGATGAACAGTTGGACCAAGCATATATGGATGCCCTAAAAACAGTTCAAGAAAAAGATGGATTAGCATCGTCCACTGATTTGAAGGTAGTATTCACACCTTTACACGGAGCATCTGGAAAAACGGTTAAAAGAATATTAAGTGAGATTGGCTACGAGCATATCTACTATGTAGATGAACAAATGGATCCAGACGGAGATTTCCCAACGGTAGTATCTCCAAATCCAGAAGAGCAAAGTGCTTTTGAATACGCTATTCAATATGGAGAAAAAAATGATGCAGATATTCTAATAGCTGTTGATCCAGATGGGGACCGAGTAGGTATTGCTGTTAAAACTCATTCTAAATATGAGCTTTTAACGGGCAATCAAACCGGAGCTATATTAATCGAATATCTGATGTCACAGCGTAAAGCGGAAGGGAATATACCTGCAAATGGGCGTGTTTTTAAAACGATAGTTACCTCGGACTTAGGGCGAGTAATAGCCGAATATTACGGAGTAAGTACAGAAGATGTATTAACCGGCTTCAAATTTATCGGTGAAAAAATCAAGCAATACGAAGAGACCAAAGAGTTTGAGTTTTTATTTGGCTATGAGGAAAGCTATGGTTATCTGATAAAAGACTTTGCACGTGATAAGGATGCGGTACAAAGCGTGCTAGGGATAGTAGAAGCTGCTGCCTATTATAAAAAACAAGGCTTGACCTTACTCGATGTATTATCTCAGTTATATGAAAGACATGGTTTTTATTTGGAAGGGCTCAGGTCTGTTACGAAAAAAGGAGTAAGTGGTGCGAATGCAATTCAAAACTTACTTGAACAGGTTCGTGTAAATAGAATTACGGAAGTTGCCGGAATTACTGTTCTTTCTCAAGAAGACTATTTGCATTCAATTCGAACATTCACGGATGGTCGAGAAGAGGAGGAAATATTCCTCCCAAAATCAAACGTTATTAAGTACTTCCTTGCAGATGGCTCATGGGTTTGTGTGAGACCAAGCGGGACAGAGCCAAAGATTAAATATTATTTTGGTGTGCTTAGTGGGTCAGAAGCAGAAAGTATAGAAAAACTAAAAGCTTTACAGGATGATTTTTTGTTGAAGATGAATCAATATTTAGAAGAATAATAGAGAAACAGGAAAAGTGAACTTGCTTTTCCTGTTTTTTTTCGGTCAAAAGTATGATGTCCAGATCCTACTGAGAATAGTGGATAAGTGATATTATGGAATAAGATGAATTACATACCTGGAGGAGTTTACATGCTATCAAATGAACTCTCGAACATTGAATTACTAAAAGAAATAGCAGAATTATTAAATGAAGAAACAGAAATGGAAAAAATGTTACAGGGTGCCTTGCACAAACTATTAGAGGGTACATTATTTGAAACGGGTTGGATATTTTTTATTGATGAAAAGGGGAAGCAACAGCTAATTGCACATGAAAATCTGCCAAATGCATTACAGCAAAATGACTGCAAACATTTGCAAAAAGGTGGCTGTTGGTGTGTTTCAAGATTTCAAAATGGGGAGTTAAAAAAGGCTTCAAATATTATTGAATGTAAAAGAATTGTCAACGCAAGAAAGATGAGTAATGAAGATAGCGGTGGCATTACGCACCATGCAACGGTACCGTTACAATCAGGTCAGGAAAACTTTGGTCTATTAAATGTAGCTACTCCGAATACGATTCGATTTTCAGATGGAGAGCTTGCTTTACTGGAATCGGTAGCCTTTCAAATCGGCTCAGCTATTAAGCGAATTTTCCTCACAAAGCAGGAGCAGCAAGTAGCTCTCGTACAGGAGCGTAACCGACTTGCACGAGATTTACATGACTCGGTTAACCAATTATTATTTTCAGTAACCCTAACTGCTCGCGGTGGAATAGAAATGACAGAGCAGCAGGAGATAAAAAATACATTTAAAGAAATACAATATTTAACTCAGGAAGCACTAACAGAAATGCGAGCACTCATTTGGCAGCTACGCCCTAAAGGATTGGAGTCAGGAATTATCGAAGGTCTTAAAGGATACGGAGATATTTTAGGACTTTCATTGACAGTGAAGGTAAAGGGAGTCATTAACCTGCCTGCAATTATTGAAGAAACACTATTTCGAATTGCTCAGGAAGCATTGAATAATATACGCAAGCATTCTGGTGTACTTCAAGCAGAACTATATTTAACGGTTACTCCTACAGATGTTTTATTGGTTGTGAAAGACGAGGGGTGTGGATTTCATATGAAAGAACCTAAAAGACTACGTTCAATCGGTTTACAAAGCATGAGGGATAGAGCGAATTTTGTTGGTGGAACGGTGGATTGGGTAACGGAGTGGGAAAAAGGAACAGAAATATTAGTGCGATTACCTTATTAGGGGGGAGTAATTATGATACGTGTACTAATTGCAGACGATCATCATGTAGTAAGAAGAGGGTTAATGTTTTTTCTAAAAACGCAAAAGGATATGGATATTGTAGGTGAGGCTACAAATGGGAAAGAAGCTGTGCAGCTAACAGCAGATTTGAAGCCCGATGTTATATTGATGGATTTGGTCATGCCCGTAATGGATGGCATAGAAGCAACGAAGCGCATAAAGGCTACAAATCCAGAAATCCAAATATTAATGCTCACTAGTTTTTCAGATAGAGACCATGTGATACCTGCCTTAAAAGCTGGGGCAGCCGGGTATCAACTTAAAGATATAGAGCCAGATGACCTTGCCGATGCAATTCGAAAGCTAATGCGAGGTGAAAATACATTACATCCAGAGGCGACAACCCAGTTAGAAAAAGAGTGGGAGCCAGTGGAACTAAGTCCACATGAAGAACATCCGTTAACTCCAAGGGAACAGGACGTATTATCCGAATTAACAAAAGGGAAAAGTAATAGAGAAATAGCATCATCATTGTTTGTTACTGAAAAAACAGTAAAAACGCATATTTCCAATATCTTTGCCAAGCTACATGTTCAAGACCGTACACAAGCAGCTCTTTATGCGGTAAAGCACGGATTAACAGAACCAAGTGGACAATAAAAAGCACGGAGAATCGCAATGGCCATGCGAGATCCCGTGCTTTTTTGTTAGTCTGGCATATTTCTTCTAGAACTTGTTCGCACAAAAGATGAAATCTATTAAACGTTGCGTAAAACCGCTTGGGAGTTGCGCTTACAGGGCAGAAAGTTGCGCAAATGGCTTCGGAAGTTGCGAGTAAGCAGAAAAATGTTGCGTATAAAGAAATCATTGCGTAAACGCATGGAAATGTTGCGCATAAAGAGTAGAAAGTTGCGTAAAACCTGTTGGTATTTACGCATAATCCAAAAACTACTTACTCATTATTCAGTATGTCCATATTTGGTTCAATATGGACTAGGATAACGGAAAATGGCTTTACCTTCATTATACGTTGTTCTATTTCCTCCGTAATACGATGGCTATTCACAACATTTAAATTTGGATCTACTGTTACAGTAATATCGACAAACATCAAATTTCCATGCATTCTCGCTTTAAAATCCGTTAGTTTATCAACACCCTCGACGAGTCTTACTATTGTTGACAAAGATTCGGCTTCCTCTACATTGAAGCCATCAGATAATGTGTAGGCTGCATCATGAAAAATGGTATAGGCCGTATAGATAATGATTACTCCGACTAGTAGGGCAGTTATTCCATCTAAAATTGGAAACCCTAAAATAGATCCGACTATACCAATAGTTGCACCGATACTAACTAATGCATCTGATCGATTGTCATAGGCTGCAGCTTTTAAAGCAGCACTGTTTATACGGGTTCCTAGCTGTAAATTATATCTATAGACAACGTACATAATAATGGCACTAACTAATCCAACAATCGCAGTCAAAAATGAAGGGGTTTCCTGGGTAGGGTTAGCAAGATGTTGAATTGCTTGAATAAGTACTTGGATTCCGATAAAAGCCATGATGAACGCAGCTACTAGCGAAGCAATAGTTTCAGCACGTAAATGTCCATATTGATGATGACTATCGGGTGGTTTTTGAGAAATACGCAGTCCGATTAATATAGCGACAGAGGCAATAATGTCTGTAAAATTATTTAGGCCATCTGCTTTTAAGGCCTCTGAAGATCCGATGATACCAATGGTTAGCTTAAGTGTACTCAACAGTAGATAAATACTAATACTTATCCAGGCACCTTTTTCCCCTTCACGTAAGTTTGTGTATAGCTCCACAATGTTTCCTCATTTCAACAATTATAGACATAGGAAAACGACCCTCAAATGAGAGTCGTTTTTGTAATCTATAATGATTTTATTGTTCAATTATTGGCTCTAGCTCTTCAACTGGTGGAGCAGATTTAATAATCTCTAAGTATTGAATATGATGTCCATCGATCTCTTTAATCATGAAATCATAGCCCTGTTCTTGAATTTTTTCACCTTTTACGGTTTCGTAGCTTTTAGTCATGAACCAACCACCTATAGTATCTATATCCTCTTCATCGATATCTATACCTAGTAGGTCATTAACATTTTCGATTAACATCTTGGCATCAACAATATAATGATTTTCTTCTAACTTTTGAACTTCTGGAAGTTCATCAGTATCAAATTCATCACGAATATCGCCAACGATTTCCTCGATAATATCTTCTATAGTCACAAGTCCTGAAGTACCACCATATTCATCCATTAAGATTGCCATATGAATTCGTTCACGTTGTATTTTAAGTAATAAATCAGCAATTGGCATATTCTCAATAACTCGGATAATCGGTTGCATATAATCGCTTACGGGTGTTGTTGCATTTGTAGGATCTTTTATATATGCCGTTAATAGATTTTTCATATTAACAAGTCCAATAATATGATCTTTGTCCCCATCAGTTATTGGATATCTTGTATATTGTTCTACACCGATTAGCTGAAATACCTCATCTAACGTAAAATCTTTATCAATAGAAGTTATTTCCGTTCGTGGAACCATAATTTCTTTTGCAATACGATCATCAAATTCGAAAATTTTATTTACGTATTTGTATTCGGCTTGATTGATCTCTCCGCCTTTAAAGCTATCAGAAAGTATCATACGAAGCTCTTCTTCGGAATGAGCAACCTCTGATTCTGAAACAGCATCTAAACCAAATACTTTAGTTGCTAGGAAACGTGCGGAACCATTCATACCGTGAATAACTGGATACATAAGTTTATCAAAAATGATAAGCGGTTTTGCTACTGCTAATGTAATTTGTTCAGACCTTTGAATAGCAAAAGTCTTTGGTGTTAACTCTCCTACAACTACATGAATATACGTTACAAGAGAGAATGCAATAATAAATGAAAGTAAAGAGGCAACACTCTCTGGGAGCTCAAAATAATTAAATGCCGGATGTAGAATCCGTTCAATTGTCGGTTCTCCAAGCCACCCTAACCCTAATGCTGTTATGGTGATTCCAAGCTGACAGGCAGATAGATATTCATCCAGATTGGAAACTACTTTTTTGGCATTTATCGCCTTAGTGTTCCCTTCAGCAATAAGCTGATCAATTCTTGTAGTTCTTACTTTTACAATTGCAAACTCACTCGCAACGAAAAATGCAGTGAATGCGATTAAGACAGCAAACGCTGTCAATCGTATGGCTATGTCCAAATAATTACTTTGTCCCTAACCCAAATGAGGGGTAAGACAAAGTGTACACCTCCTGTTTTCTAAAAAATAGTTTATACGTTTAATAATAAAATATAAAAAAAGAAATTACAAATCTTTCTACTCTATATAGAGATATTCTGTTAACAAAATTTACAAAAACTTAATATATATCATCTCATACATGTTAGATAATAGAGATTAATATAATTGAGGAGGTTCAAATGAAAAATAAATATATAGAAATACTTAAAGCATCCACTAAGCTTGGTTTAACATCATTTGGGGGACCAGCTGCTCATATAGGATATTTCAGGGATGAGTATGTGGATAAAAGGAAATGGTTAGACGACAAATTGTATGCAGATATCGTTGCGTTATGTCAGTTTTTACCTGGACCAGCTTCCTCTCAAGTAGGAATCTCTATTGGATTATTAAGAGGGGGATTATTAGGAGGTATTATTTCATGGATAGGCTTTACGCTGCCATCAGTAATCCTTTTAATGTTATTTGCTGCATTCATATCGAGTTCAGGCTCTTTTGATAGTGGGTGGATCCAAGGCTTAAAAATAGTGGCAGTAGCAGTTGTTGCACATGCCTTAATCGGTATGCAAAAGTCATTAGCTCCAGATCGTATAAGAATTACGATTGCAATAGGATGCGCAATACTCACGTTACTTTTTCCAACTGCAGTTGGACAAATAGCAATTATTCTTATTGCGGGTATTTTTGGTTATTTCTATTTCAAAAATGCTTCAATTGATTCCGCTCCTGAGATGAAGCTCAGCTTTGGGAAAAAGACTGGAATAATTAGTTGGATATTGTTTTTTATATTGCTTACTTTACTGCCTTTATTAAAGCCATTTGTACAATCTGTCTATTATGCTATTTTTGACACTTATTATCGAGTGGGATCGATTGTGTTTGGTGGTGGGCATGTTGTATTACCAATGCTACAAAGGGAAGTAGATGTATCAGCAGATATGTTCCTTACTGGGTACGGAGCAGCACAGGCAGTACCTGGACCGTTATTCACAATCGCTAGTTTTTTAGGGCAAATAACTGCTGGAACTGGTGGAGCATTGATAGCAGTTTTTGCAATGTTTTTACCATCATTTTTATTGGTCATTGGAACATTGCCATTTTGGTCTATTATTCGTTCCAAAAAAGGTATTCAAGCCGCTTTAAAGGGAGTTAATGCAGCTGTTGTTGGAATTCTTCTTGCAGCACTTTATGATCCAGTATTCACGAGTGCTGTGAATAGTCCGATGGATTTTGTGATTGTATTAATAACTTTTACACTTTTAGTTGTATATAAATTAGCACCATACAAAGTAGTACTTATAAGTGTTGTGTTAGGTGCAATAGTCCATTCATTATAAAAATTCGAAAAGTATTGACAATTAAAATTTCGGTATGCTACTGTTAATATACACAAAAAAATGGAAATGGAGGTATGACAAAATGATTCGTTTAAAAGATAGTGTTGTTGACTTAATAAGTTGTTCATACCTACCATTAGACCGGAAATGATTTAATAACAGACATTTTACGTATTATTTTGTCTATTATTAAAGCGCATTACCTCTAGATGGGTAATGCGCTTTTTTATGTCTTTTTACTTCCAATTTTTGGTGAAAAATATGAAAAGGAGTGTTGGATATGAATATTCAACGGACAAAACAAATTTTACTGAAGGAATCTCTTGAAGGTGGATAGCTAATAAGTAATGTGTAGAAAGAAGAAAAGAGGGGTTATACAATGTTTTCTGTTTTATTTAAATTGAAATGGTTTTTTAAAGATCATTGGAAACGTTATACAGTAGCGGTTAGTTTGTTAATAATTGCTAGTGCATTTGAGGTTTTACCACCGTGGTTAGTTGGTGAGGCAATCGATTCAATAACTATGGGGGAAATGACAAAAGAGTCATTAATGCAATATGTACTCTATTTTGTTGGAATAATTATTATAGGTTATGGACTTAACTTTGTTTGGCAATATCAATTATTTGGTGGTTCAATCACGATCGAGCGTATATTACGATCAAAGTTAAACTTAAAATTTTTGAATATGACACCTACATTTTACGAGAAAAATCGTACGGGTGATTTAATGGCCCGTGCAACAAATGATTTGAATGCTGTAGCAACTACAGCAGGATTTGGAATCATGACATTAATTGATTCAACAATGTATATGGCTGCACTTATACTTGCAATGGGCTTTATCATTTCATGGAAACTTACTATTTTTGCAATTTTACCAATACCTATTTTAGCATTTATCATGCAATATCTTGGGAAAATTATTCACGAAAAGTATATGGTTGCACAGGATGCATTTGGGGATTTAAATGACCGTGTATTAGAGTCAATTGCTGGGGTTCGCGTTATCCGCGCTTATGTGCAAGAACGAGCTGATGAAAAGAATTTTGCTGATATGAGTGAAGAAGTCTACGAAAAAAATATGGTTGTAGAACGAATTGATGCACTTTTTGGCCCTATTACTAAAGTGGGAACTGGTATTAGTTATGTAGTTGCCCTAGGTTATGGTGCTTATCTAGTATCAAAAGGTGAAATGACAGTTGGTAATTTAATCACCTTCAACGTTTACTTAGGAATGGCAATTTGGCCGATGTTTGCAATTGGAGAACTGATCAATGTAATGCAACGTGGAAATGCCTCGTTGGATCGTGTGCAAGAAACACTAGACTACGACCAGGATGTAAAAGATCCTATATCACCAGTCCAGTTAAATAGTGTGGATTCCATTGGATTTAAGGATGTTGGATTCCAATACCCATTGTCCCAAGTAAAAAATCTTCAAAATATTAGAGTGAATCTCCAAAAAGGTCAAACACTAGGGATTGTTGGCAAAACTGGTTCCGGAAAAACTACCTTTATGAAGCAATTATTAAAGGAATATCCGATTGGTGCTGGTCAGCTTACAATAGGAGAAACTGCTATTTCAGCGCAAACGAAAGATCAGGTTCTAGAATGGATTGGATATGTTCCACAGGACCATGTATTGTTTTCTAGAACGATTCGTCAAAATATTCTTTTTGGTAAAGAAGATGCGACGGAGGATGAATTAGAAGAAGCAATTCGATTAGCACATTTTCAACAGGATTTGATGAATTTACCGATGGGCTTAGAAACGTTAGTTGGGGAAAAAGGGGTCTCATTATCAGGTGGACAAAAACAGCGTGTATCGATTGCACGTGCACTTATTAAAAATCCAGAAATTTTACTGTTAGATGATTCTCTTTCTGCTGTAGATGCAAAGACAGAAGCTAAGATTATCGAAAATATACAAAATGAACGTAGTGGGAAGACAACAATTATTACGACGCATCGATTGTCGGGTATACAACATGCTGACCATATTATCGTTTTAGATGAAGGTCTTATTGTGGAAGAAGGGTCTCATGAAGACCTTCTTGAACAAAATGGTTGGTACAAAGAGCAATATGATCGCCAACAGCTTGAGGGGGTGTCGTCATGAGTACTGGAAAACGACTCTACCATTATGCGTTATTTTATAAAAAACCAATTATTCTTGGTCTAATCTTTTTAACTATTGCAGTGTTTGCTGATTTAACAGGTCCATTCATAGCTAAGAAAATTATCGATGACCATATTACAGATGGAGCTATTAATCTTCAGCCTATATTAATGCTATTGGCTCTATATTTTGGTTTAGCAATTGTAACAGCGATTTTTAGATACTTTATGTTTATTTATTTGCAAATTGGCGCAAACCGAGTTGTGCAAAAGCTCCGAAATGATGTTTTCGGGCATATTCAAACATTGCCAATACAGTATTTTGATAACTTGCCTGCTGGAAAAGTTGTAGCACGTGTTACGAACGATACAGAAGCAATTCGTAATTTATATGTGCAAGTATTATCTCAGTTTGCAACAAGTATTATTTCTATTGCAGGGGTTTACGTAGCATTGTTCATCTTAAATGTACAAATGGCTTTAATGGCACTATTTGTTGTTCCAATTGTGTATGTTTGGATGATTGCTTATCGGAAATATGCATCTAAATATAATCATATAGTTCGTACAAAAATTGCTGATTTAAATGCAATGTTAAATGAATCCATCCAAGGAATGTCCATTATTCAAGCATTTAAACGCGAAAAGCAAATGGAACGTGAATTTGAGGAGATGAATGAAGAGCATTATCTCTATCAGAAAAAGTTACTAACTTTAGATTCAGCAACTGCATTTAACCTAGTAAGTGTGCTCCGTACGATTATGTTTATCATGTTCATCTGGTATTTTGGAAGCTTATCCATGGAGCCAGATACAATTATTTCAGCTGGTATGCTCTATGCATTCGTAGATTATACAACACGATTATTTAATCCAATTACAGGGATTGTTAACCAATTTTCGCAGTTAGAACGATCATTGGTTGCTGGAAATCGTGTGTTCCAATTACTTGATGAAACTGGCGAAGAA carries:
- a CDS encoding GNAT family N-acetyltransferase, with the protein product MTEEFDLSPFEQSMIIRQTSFSDIESILEIQRLCFPGMDPWKLAHLRSHLTIFPEGQLVAELDGKVIGSCSSLIINFDEYDDRHSWSDVTDAGYITNHNPEGYNLYGIEVMVHPEFRRMKVGQRLYEGRKDIARQFNLKSIIIGGRIPNYHKFAEEMSPREYVTSVSRHKIYDPVLTFQLMNGFTLMRINPNYLPDDKASAKYATLMEWNNIDYIPLSKRHFKTSYPVRICAVQYMMRKINSFEEFANQCEYFVDVASDAQSDFVVFPEIFTTQLMSFLNEPSPSQAVRKLTEYTPQYMELFSDLSIRYNINIIAGSHFVEEENEEIYNIAYLFHRDGAIDKQYKIHITPNERKWWGISAGDSVQVFDTDCGKIAIQICYDIEFPELARIATDMGANIIFSPFCTEDRQGYLRVRYCAQARAIENQIYTVISGTVGNLPQTENMDIQYAQSAIFAPSDFEFARDGIVGETEPNVEMVLIGDVDLEILRRQRQDGTVKQLKDRRHDIYSVDYKK
- a CDS encoding phospho-sugar mutase, whose translation is MRYRQLFDQWNNFSELESYWKEDLQLLAKDEKKIEDAFYRDLEFGTGGMRGEIGAGTNRINTYTVRKATTGLASYIKGAGAEAMERGVVIAYDSRRYSPEFAREAANTLASNGIKAYLYMEPRTTPQLSFSVRYLHAFMGIVITASHNPPEYNGYKVYGEDGAQLNLADAEVVIQHVTDAGDALHIDQRNPDKQLVIQLDEQLDQAYMDALKTVQEKDGLASSTDLKVVFTPLHGASGKTVKRILSEIGYEHIYYVDEQMDPDGDFPTVVSPNPEEQSAFEYAIQYGEKNDADILIAVDPDGDRVGIAVKTHSKYELLTGNQTGAILIEYLMSQRKAEGNIPANGRVFKTIVTSDLGRVIAEYYGVSTEDVLTGFKFIGEKIKQYEETKEFEFLFGYEESYGYLIKDFARDKDAVQSVLGIVEAAAYYKKQGLTLLDVLSQLYERHGFYLEGLRSVTKKGVSGANAIQNLLEQVRVNRITEVAGITVLSQEDYLHSIRTFTDGREEEEIFLPKSNVIKYFLADGSWVCVRPSGTEPKIKYYFGVLSGSEAESIEKLKALQDDFLLKMNQYLEE
- a CDS encoding GAF domain-containing sensor histidine kinase; this encodes MLSNELSNIELLKEIAELLNEETEMEKMLQGALHKLLEGTLFETGWIFFIDEKGKQQLIAHENLPNALQQNDCKHLQKGGCWCVSRFQNGELKKASNIIECKRIVNARKMSNEDSGGITHHATVPLQSGQENFGLLNVATPNTIRFSDGELALLESVAFQIGSAIKRIFLTKQEQQVALVQERNRLARDLHDSVNQLLFSVTLTARGGIEMTEQQEIKNTFKEIQYLTQEALTEMRALIWQLRPKGLESGIIEGLKGYGDILGLSLTVKVKGVINLPAIIEETLFRIAQEALNNIRKHSGVLQAELYLTVTPTDVLLVVKDEGCGFHMKEPKRLRSIGLQSMRDRANFVGGTVDWVTEWEKGTEILVRLPY
- a CDS encoding response regulator transcription factor, which encodes MIRVLIADDHHVVRRGLMFFLKTQKDMDIVGEATNGKEAVQLTADLKPDVILMDLVMPVMDGIEATKRIKATNPEIQILMLTSFSDRDHVIPALKAGAAGYQLKDIEPDDLADAIRKLMRGENTLHPEATTQLEKEWEPVELSPHEEHPLTPREQDVLSELTKGKSNREIASSLFVTEKTVKTHISNIFAKLHVQDRTQAALYAVKHGLTEPSGQ
- a CDS encoding cation diffusion facilitator family transporter, which gives rise to MELYTNLREGEKGAWISISIYLLLSTLKLTIGIIGSSEALKADGLNNFTDIIASVAILIGLRISQKPPDSHHQYGHLRAETIASLVAAFIMAFIGIQVLIQAIQHLANPTQETPSFLTAIVGLVSAIIMYVVYRYNLQLGTRINSAALKAAAYDNRSDALVSIGATIGIVGSILGFPILDGITALLVGVIIIYTAYTIFHDAAYTLSDGFNVEEAESLSTIVRLVEGVDKLTDFKARMHGNLMFVDITVTVDPNLNVVNSHRITEEIEQRIMKVKPFSVILVHIEPNMDILNNE
- a CDS encoding hemolysin family protein → MDIAIRLTAFAVLIAFTAFFVASEFAIVKVRTTRIDQLIAEGNTKAINAKKVVSNLDEYLSACQLGITITALGLGWLGEPTIERILHPAFNYFELPESVASLLSFIIAFSLVTYIHVVVGELTPKTFAIQRSEQITLAVAKPLIIFDKLMYPVIHGMNGSARFLATKVFGLDAVSESEVAHSEEELRMILSDSFKGGEINQAEYKYVNKIFEFDDRIAKEIMVPRTEITSIDKDFTLDEVFQLIGVEQYTRYPITDGDKDHIIGLVNMKNLLTAYIKDPTNATTPVSDYMQPIIRVIENMPIADLLLKIQRERIHMAILMDEYGGTSGLVTIEDIIEEIVGDIRDEFDTDELPEVQKLEENHYIVDAKMLIENVNDLLGIDIDEEDIDTIGGWFMTKSYETVKGEKIQEQGYDFMIKEIDGHHIQYLEIIKSAPPVEELEPIIEQ
- the chrA gene encoding chromate efflux transporter; protein product: MKNKYIEILKASTKLGLTSFGGPAAHIGYFRDEYVDKRKWLDDKLYADIVALCQFLPGPASSQVGISIGLLRGGLLGGIISWIGFTLPSVILLMLFAAFISSSGSFDSGWIQGLKIVAVAVVAHALIGMQKSLAPDRIRITIAIGCAILTLLFPTAVGQIAIILIAGIFGYFYFKNASIDSAPEMKLSFGKKTGIISWILFFILLTLLPLLKPFVQSVYYAIFDTYYRVGSIVFGGGHVVLPMLQREVDVSADMFLTGYGAAQAVPGPLFTIASFLGQITAGTGGALIAVFAMFLPSFLLVIGTLPFWSIIRSKKGIQAALKGVNAAVVGILLAALYDPVFTSAVNSPMDFVIVLITFTLLVVYKLAPYKVVLISVVLGAIVHSL
- a CDS encoding ABC transporter ATP-binding protein, translating into MFSVLFKLKWFFKDHWKRYTVAVSLLIIASAFEVLPPWLVGEAIDSITMGEMTKESLMQYVLYFVGIIIIGYGLNFVWQYQLFGGSITIERILRSKLNLKFLNMTPTFYEKNRTGDLMARATNDLNAVATTAGFGIMTLIDSTMYMAALILAMGFIISWKLTIFAILPIPILAFIMQYLGKIIHEKYMVAQDAFGDLNDRVLESIAGVRVIRAYVQERADEKNFADMSEEVYEKNMVVERIDALFGPITKVGTGISYVVALGYGAYLVSKGEMTVGNLITFNVYLGMAIWPMFAIGELINVMQRGNASLDRVQETLDYDQDVKDPISPVQLNSVDSIGFKDVGFQYPLSQVKNLQNIRVNLQKGQTLGIVGKTGSGKTTFMKQLLKEYPIGAGQLTIGETAISAQTKDQVLEWIGYVPQDHVLFSRTIRQNILFGKEDATEDELEEAIRLAHFQQDLMNLPMGLETLVGEKGVSLSGGQKQRVSIARALIKNPEILLLDDSLSAVDAKTEAKIIENIQNERSGKTTIITTHRLSGIQHADHIIVLDEGLIVEEGSHEDLLEQNGWYKEQYDRQQLEGVSS